A single genomic interval of Brevibacillus brevis harbors:
- the pelF gene encoding GT4 family glycosyltransferase PelF, which yields MKICLIAEGSYPYITGGVSSWIHSLIASMPEHEFIIYAIGAEEKNRGKYVYQLPPNVVEIKEVFLDAYLKEEAAPGKRLGLTEDEQQALLSLLDGSKGDWHALFSVLSGSKVPSVAELLTSKDFFEVIQRLCEQKYPQIPFTEMIWMIRSMVLPLCLIIQNGMPQADLYHSVCTGYGGVAGSLGKYLHAKPFLLTEHGIYTREREEEIIKANWIKGHFKDIWIDYFHNLSACAYSYADEVITLFERNKEIQIELGCDPSKVSVIPNGVKVSDYADIVEEKKNDTITIGAVVRVVPIKDIKTMLQSFGLVKEQVPHATFVIMGPTDEDEEYYTECLQLVDSLQLEDVTFTGAVNVKEHLGKMDMLVLTSISEGQPLVILEGMACRKPFVTTDVGSCRELLYGNGDNYGNAGITVPVMHFTQIAQAIITLSQNEPLRRRMGRCGFQRVSAIYTHENFLAGYRNMYRKYEV from the coding sequence ATGAAAATTTGTCTGATTGCCGAAGGATCTTACCCTTATATTACAGGGGGAGTCTCTAGCTGGATTCATTCCTTAATCGCTAGCATGCCAGAGCATGAGTTTATCATTTATGCGATTGGTGCAGAAGAGAAAAACAGGGGGAAATACGTCTACCAGCTCCCCCCGAATGTGGTGGAAATCAAAGAGGTATTTCTGGATGCCTATCTGAAAGAAGAGGCTGCACCGGGCAAGCGTCTGGGTCTGACTGAGGATGAGCAGCAAGCGTTGCTTTCGTTGCTCGATGGCAGCAAAGGCGACTGGCATGCTCTGTTTTCCGTGTTGTCGGGGAGTAAGGTGCCATCCGTAGCCGAGTTGCTAACGAGCAAGGACTTTTTCGAGGTCATTCAACGTCTTTGCGAGCAAAAATACCCGCAAATTCCTTTTACCGAAATGATCTGGATGATTCGCTCGATGGTGTTGCCGCTATGTCTGATCATTCAAAACGGCATGCCGCAAGCGGATTTGTATCACAGTGTTTGTACAGGATATGGCGGTGTAGCAGGGAGTCTCGGGAAGTATCTGCATGCGAAGCCGTTTTTGCTGACGGAGCATGGAATTTATACCCGCGAGCGGGAAGAAGAAATTATCAAGGCAAACTGGATCAAGGGTCACTTTAAAGATATTTGGATTGATTATTTCCATAATCTTTCTGCATGTGCTTACTCCTACGCGGATGAGGTAATCACATTGTTTGAGCGAAACAAGGAAATTCAGATCGAGCTAGGCTGTGATCCTTCCAAAGTCTCAGTGATCCCGAACGGTGTAAAAGTGAGTGATTATGCTGACATCGTGGAGGAAAAAAAGAACGACACAATTACCATTGGCGCTGTCGTCCGCGTCGTACCTATCAAGGATATTAAAACAATGCTGCAAAGCTTCGGGCTCGTCAAAGAACAAGTGCCACACGCAACCTTTGTTATCATGGGCCCGACGGATGAAGACGAGGAGTACTACACAGAATGCCTGCAATTGGTCGACAGCCTGCAACTGGAGGATGTTACGTTTACAGGTGCGGTCAATGTGAAAGAGCATCTCGGAAAAATGGACATGCTTGTTTTGACCAGCATCAGTGAAGGCCAACCGCTCGTTATTTTGGAAGGGATGGCATGCAGAAAGCCCTTCGTCACAACGGACGTGGGAAGCTGTCGGGAATTGTTGTACGGAAATGGTGACAACTATGGCAACGCAGGGATAACGGTACCCGTTATGCATTTTACCCAAATTGCCCAAGCGATCATTACATTGTCTCAAAACGAACCATTGAGACGGCGTATGGGCAGATGCGGATTCCAGAGAGTGTCAGCTATTTACACACATGAGAACTTCTTGGCGGGATATCGCAATATGTATCGGAAATACGAGGTGTAA
- the pelG gene encoding exopolysaccharide Pel transporter PelG, producing the protein MAGIGFELKKMFRNKGYLSSVKAYAFSSLVTVGPMLICMVMITVLQQILLQLNVSYLERMSFLAAVVYAFVFSLLITCGFSMVISRYIADKIYLREYNDIIASLYGVIAVCLGLGGILGGAFYWLAPLPSGFKLVAYLLFVELIVVWLQSAYLSALKDYMRIIRGYLAAVAVTLLAAFLLLNLTELEKGIAMLISLDLGFFTMIVLSMVHLESYFPKRERNYFDFLKYVKKYPSLLGVGLFCSLGFYVHHFIYWLGSPLQEVVANTYVIAPFYDVPAFYASLSILPTMVMFVVSVETAFYEKYRAYYGTILGTGSVQDIKRAKTDMVQTLMQELSFMMEVQLFFSFVALALGITLLPHIGFTSEQMERYNILVIAGYLYAVMFVIVLMLLYFDDRKGALAVTTLFLISTVVITIAMLPLQNYGFSFFMASFLALVAGLGRLIYYLKNIDYYTYCLQPLFVKGKRME; encoded by the coding sequence ATGGCGGGCATTGGCTTTGAACTGAAGAAAATGTTTCGGAATAAAGGGTATTTGTCCAGTGTGAAGGCGTATGCATTTTCTTCGCTGGTCACAGTCGGACCGATGCTGATTTGTATGGTCATGATCACGGTGCTACAGCAAATCCTGCTTCAATTGAATGTCAGTTATTTGGAGCGGATGTCTTTTTTAGCCGCTGTCGTTTATGCATTCGTGTTTTCGCTGTTAATTACCTGCGGTTTTTCCATGGTCATTTCTCGCTATATTGCAGACAAAATTTACTTGCGCGAGTACAACGACATCATTGCGTCTTTGTATGGAGTTATCGCTGTATGCCTGGGCTTGGGGGGAATTCTCGGCGGTGCTTTTTACTGGCTTGCACCTTTGCCGTCTGGCTTTAAGCTCGTAGCCTACCTTCTTTTTGTGGAACTGATTGTCGTATGGCTGCAATCCGCCTATTTGTCCGCATTAAAGGATTATATGCGCATTATTCGCGGGTATTTGGCGGCTGTTGCCGTTACGCTTCTGGCTGCGTTTCTGCTGTTGAATCTGACTGAATTGGAAAAAGGAATCGCAATGCTGATTTCTTTGGATCTTGGCTTTTTTACAATGATCGTTCTGTCGATGGTTCATCTGGAGAGCTATTTTCCAAAGCGGGAGAGGAACTACTTTGATTTCCTGAAGTACGTGAAAAAATACCCAAGCCTGCTGGGGGTGGGTCTCTTTTGCTCTCTCGGCTTCTATGTACACCATTTTATTTACTGGCTGGGGAGTCCGCTTCAAGAAGTCGTGGCGAATACATACGTGATTGCGCCATTTTATGACGTGCCTGCGTTCTATGCCTCCTTGAGCATACTGCCTACCATGGTCATGTTTGTTGTATCAGTGGAGACCGCTTTTTATGAGAAGTATCGGGCGTATTACGGGACGATATTGGGCACAGGCTCGGTGCAGGATATCAAGCGGGCAAAAACAGACATGGTCCAAACGTTGATGCAAGAACTTAGCTTCATGATGGAAGTGCAGCTGTTCTTTTCCTTCGTTGCATTGGCTCTGGGAATTACGCTGCTTCCGCACATCGGTTTTACGTCCGAGCAGATGGAGCGGTACAACATCCTGGTTATCGCGGGATACTTGTACGCTGTTATGTTTGTGATCGTGCTGATGTTGCTCTATTTTGACGATCGGAAGGGAGCGCTTGCGGTGACGACCTTATTTCTCATCAGTACGGTTGTCATCACCATAGCGATGCTGCCCCTTCAGAACTACGGTTTTTCATTTTTTATGGCTTCGTTTCTTGCGCTGGTAGCCGGTCTCGGCAGGCTGATCTATTACTTGAAAAATATCGATTATTACACCTATTGCCTACAGCCGCTCTTTGTCAAAGGAAAGCGAATGGAATAG
- a CDS encoding CotH kinase family protein: protein MKKKRFILSLLVALGVVSTGCTQDVPEPPVSDNSSATSQVAPTQQMNEGLIENRSVYDQDVDGSIVHLYVTIVNEENSKLKTTTFSELNLAPSGRNEKGEDLQAKVIMQEGTEEGPIQGYFGFGETRANGTIELRGESSRRAEQKSYKIRLFESAGYWRDQRNINLSKHKSDMTRVRQKLSFDYFEQMPNMTSLRTQFVQVKIKDLTKKNPDRDFVDYGLFTQIEQPNKTFLQAHGLDRNGNLYKAIDFEFHRYEDQIKLATDPTYDKKAFEKILEIKGSENHEKLIAMLEDLHNPAMNTQDFLDKHFDRENYYTWLASNLLMGNHDTAVHNFYLYSPSNSNKWYFLPWDYDSTWGFFEEELKRSPEKGLGQWQFGISNYWVSNLHRRIFKDPENVKALNEKVEEVSKIITKEQTEKYLKSYYPIVSKYVLQLPDLYNLPLDVSYFHNEQALLSGEPERNKKRYYERQENPMPFFMGEPRKEGDRLIFAWDHSYDLQGDDLTYDFAVSYDPAFTKIHAQAKGLTGVQYTINDPGKGRFFWRVIVRDSKGNVQTAFDRVEPEDAIYHGVKEFVLK from the coding sequence TTGAAGAAAAAACGATTCATACTGAGCCTGCTCGTAGCATTAGGAGTTGTATCGACTGGTTGTACACAGGATGTACCTGAACCGCCAGTGTCAGACAACTCGTCAGCAACGAGTCAGGTGGCGCCAACTCAGCAGATGAACGAGGGGCTAATTGAGAATAGAAGCGTATACGATCAGGATGTGGATGGGAGCATCGTCCATTTATATGTGACGATAGTCAACGAAGAAAATTCAAAACTGAAAACAACCACCTTTTCGGAACTCAATCTTGCTCCTAGCGGACGGAATGAAAAGGGAGAAGATCTCCAGGCCAAAGTCATTATGCAGGAAGGGACGGAGGAGGGGCCGATTCAAGGCTACTTTGGTTTTGGCGAGACGAGAGCGAACGGAACGATTGAGCTACGGGGGGAATCGAGCAGGAGAGCGGAACAAAAATCGTACAAAATCCGTTTGTTCGAAAGTGCAGGATACTGGCGGGATCAGCGCAACATCAACTTAAGCAAGCACAAGTCTGACATGACGCGTGTTCGACAAAAGCTTAGCTTTGATTATTTCGAGCAGATGCCGAATATGACCAGCTTGCGGACGCAGTTCGTTCAGGTGAAAATCAAGGATTTGACCAAAAAAAATCCGGACCGGGACTTTGTTGATTACGGTTTGTTCACTCAAATTGAACAGCCAAACAAAACATTTTTGCAGGCACACGGATTGGACCGGAATGGAAACTTATACAAGGCTATTGATTTCGAGTTCCATCGCTACGAGGATCAGATCAAGCTGGCGACCGATCCTACCTACGACAAGAAGGCATTTGAGAAAATTTTGGAGATCAAAGGTAGCGAGAACCATGAAAAGCTCATTGCCATGCTAGAGGATCTCCATAATCCTGCAATGAACACGCAGGACTTTTTGGACAAGCATTTTGATCGGGAGAACTACTATACATGGCTGGCATCCAACCTATTGATGGGGAATCACGACACGGCTGTTCACAATTTTTATTTATACAGCCCAAGCAACTCGAACAAATGGTATTTCCTCCCGTGGGACTATGACTCAACATGGGGATTTTTCGAAGAAGAGCTCAAGCGCAGTCCAGAAAAAGGACTCGGTCAATGGCAGTTTGGCATCTCCAACTACTGGGTGTCGAACCTGCATCGCCGCATTTTCAAAGACCCGGAAAACGTCAAGGCACTAAACGAAAAGGTTGAGGAAGTCAGCAAGATCATTACGAAAGAGCAAACGGAAAAATACTTGAAGAGCTATTATCCGATTGTGAGCAAATACGTGCTGCAACTACCTGATTTATATAATTTGCCGCTGGATGTCTCCTATTTTCACAATGAGCAAGCGCTTCTCTCTGGTGAACCAGAGCGTAACAAAAAGAGGTACTATGAACGCCAAGAGAATCCGATGCCCTTTTTTATGGGAGAGCCAAGAAAAGAAGGAGATAGACTCATTTTTGCTTGGGACCATTCCTATGACCTGCAAGGAGACGATCTGACCTACGATTTTGCTGTCAGTTACGATCCTGCGTTTACGAAGATACACGCGCAGGCAAAGGGGCTGACAGGAGTCCAATACACGATAAACGATCCGGGGAAAGGTCGCTTTTTCTGGAGGGTGATTGTACGCGATAGCAAAGGGAACGTACAGACGGCATTTGACAGAGTAGAGCCGGAGGATGCGATTTATCATGGGGTGAAGGAGTTCGTGTTGAAATGA
- a CDS encoding polyphosphate polymerase domain-containing protein, whose product MKGIQSTGIQLGNKRLRHELKYYLRLSHYEPLRQKLRLIATPDPHSVSEEGYHIRSLYFDDYHDTALYEKNYGVFQRKKYRIRIYNKSDAVIKMERKSKFGGYICKESASITRDEYERILAGEVEFLRETESAVLRDFYLSCKNHLFRPRVITDYVREAYLVREGNVRITFDKYLKANVNSLDIFDEHIMMVRAIHQPMMIMEVKYDQFLPFNIRHLLQNLSNQRSAISKYVICREETKKYYNL is encoded by the coding sequence ATGAAAGGAATACAGAGCACGGGCATCCAGCTCGGCAACAAGCGATTGCGGCATGAGTTGAAGTATTATCTTCGGCTGAGTCATTACGAGCCGCTACGGCAGAAATTGCGTCTGATCGCGACTCCTGACCCTCATTCTGTAAGTGAGGAAGGGTATCATATTCGGAGCCTGTATTTTGATGACTATCACGACACGGCTCTCTATGAAAAAAACTACGGGGTTTTTCAAAGAAAAAAGTATCGCATCCGCATTTACAACAAAAGTGATGCGGTCATCAAGATGGAGCGAAAGAGCAAGTTCGGCGGATACATTTGCAAAGAGTCAGCGTCGATTACGCGAGATGAGTATGAACGGATTTTGGCAGGCGAGGTTGAGTTTTTACGCGAGACGGAAAGTGCTGTGCTGCGAGATTTTTATTTGTCGTGCAAGAATCATCTGTTTCGGCCTCGTGTCATCACGGATTATGTTCGAGAGGCGTATTTGGTGAGAGAAGGGAATGTCCGAATTACGTTTGATAAGTACTTGAAGGCAAACGTCAATTCGCTTGATATTTTTGACGAACACATCATGATGGTCAGAGCGATTCATCAGCCCATGATGATCATGGAAGTGAAGTACGATCAATTCCTGCCATTCAATATTAGACATTTGCTACAAAACCTGAGTAATCAGCGGTCGGCTATCTCCAAATATGTCATTTGCAGAGAGGAAACGAAAAAGTACTATAATCTTTAG
- a CDS encoding DUF4956 domain-containing protein, whose amino-acid sequence MDTTNTINFQDIIKKSVLKMDQFASISIIDTIIGLVLSGLLGLFIYYIYKKTFRGVVYTHTFNITLVAMAMLTCLIIMTISTNIVLSLGMVGALSIVRFRTAIKDPLDIVFMFWSISVGIATGAGVYPVSVLGSLVVAAVIVVLSKRQMRDVAYLLIITYQDQANDGVKYQLNKLKYTLKSKTVNKEMVELIVEVKIKGDNTAFVQDISEVEGVKNVSLVSYDGDYAP is encoded by the coding sequence ATGGACACGACCAATACGATTAATTTTCAAGATATTATCAAAAAAAGCGTCTTAAAAATGGACCAGTTCGCCAGCATCTCGATCATCGATACCATCATAGGTCTTGTGCTGTCGGGATTGCTTGGTTTGTTCATCTACTATATTTACAAGAAAACGTTTCGTGGCGTTGTCTATACGCACACCTTTAACATCACGCTGGTGGCCATGGCCATGCTTACTTGCCTGATTATCATGACGATTAGCACGAATATCGTACTTTCTCTTGGGATGGTCGGCGCCTTGAGCATTGTGCGGTTCCGTACCGCCATCAAAGACCCGTTGGATATTGTCTTCATGTTTTGGTCGATCTCGGTAGGTATTGCGACCGGGGCAGGTGTGTACCCGGTTTCCGTCCTAGGATCATTGGTGGTGGCGGCTGTCATTGTCGTATTATCCAAGCGGCAAATGAGAGATGTTGCTTATCTGCTCATTATTACCTATCAGGATCAAGCCAATGACGGGGTCAAATACCAGTTGAACAAGCTAAAATACACCCTGAAATCAAAGACAGTCAACAAAGAGATGGTGGAATTGATTGTAGAAGTAAAAATCAAAGGAGATAATACGGCATTTGTTCAAGATATTTCAGAGGTAGAAGGTGTGAAAAACGTATCATTGGTTAGCTACGATGGCGATTATGCACCATAG
- a CDS encoding DUF4832 domain-containing protein, whose amino-acid sequence MKIRSGLYSVLLAAFCILPSSAAASSYGTATYSPKQTQDVLQNPYMGLAPDSRTSNNEQEHTLVYANLTWRMLEPTKGDYAFDEVEDAIRFEEWTEKDVKFILRIVMDIPHKKSDMEIPDWLYNEIGGDNDNFEDGEWYRNDYGKGYSPNYSNPLVIQYHKQLIDALGERYKDDPRIAFIQLGSLGHWGEWHTDTSIPFPATEITDQYVEPYLDNFPDSILLMRRPHPVAKEYKLGLFNDMFGNKDDTDSYLSWIQKGYVSWLTKEKMPAMPDFWKYAPSGGEFSPSDSLNSYFTRSSINQVISQAKASHISWLGPNTPARFEKDGEQQQYLDRFLNTIGYRFSITKETHAKAVEPGESLAVTMDWQNRGVAPFYFPWILELSLADEDGEIVAKTKTDEDIRKWLPGKKTVKQSLEIPDDLPEGTYTLCVAILDPDTEEPGIQFAMEGKRADGRYTLGKVQVRD is encoded by the coding sequence ATGAAGATCAGAAGTGGTCTATACAGCGTACTTCTCGCTGCTTTTTGCATTCTACCTTCCTCTGCCGCCGCCTCCAGTTATGGAACGGCAACCTATTCACCAAAACAAACTCAAGACGTGCTCCAAAACCCGTATATGGGACTGGCTCCCGACTCACGGACAAGTAATAATGAGCAAGAACACACCCTCGTCTATGCCAATCTTACCTGGAGGATGCTCGAGCCCACCAAAGGGGATTATGCATTTGATGAGGTCGAAGATGCGATCCGGTTTGAAGAATGGACAGAAAAGGATGTCAAGTTCATCCTCCGTATCGTTATGGATATTCCCCATAAAAAATCGGACATGGAGATACCGGATTGGCTATACAACGAGATCGGCGGGGACAATGACAACTTTGAAGATGGCGAGTGGTATCGAAACGACTATGGCAAAGGCTATAGTCCCAACTACAGCAATCCATTGGTCATCCAATACCACAAACAGTTGATTGACGCTCTGGGAGAGCGTTACAAGGACGATCCCCGCATTGCTTTCATACAGCTAGGAAGCCTCGGTCACTGGGGAGAATGGCACACCGATACGTCTATTCCTTTCCCTGCGACAGAAATCACGGATCAGTACGTCGAACCGTATCTGGATAACTTCCCTGATTCCATACTACTGATGCGAAGACCACATCCAGTCGCCAAGGAGTACAAACTGGGGCTGTTTAACGACATGTTCGGCAACAAAGATGATACAGACAGCTACCTGTCCTGGATACAGAAGGGCTATGTATCCTGGCTGACCAAAGAGAAAATGCCTGCCATGCCTGACTTTTGGAAATATGCACCGAGCGGTGGGGAGTTCTCTCCATCCGATTCGTTAAACAGCTATTTTACTCGCTCTTCCATTAACCAGGTGATCTCACAAGCCAAAGCTTCGCATATTAGCTGGCTTGGCCCCAATACCCCTGCACGGTTCGAAAAAGATGGCGAACAACAACAATATTTGGACCGCTTTTTAAACACGATTGGCTACCGCTTCTCCATCACCAAAGAGACACATGCCAAAGCAGTCGAGCCCGGAGAAAGCCTCGCTGTGACCATGGATTGGCAAAACCGCGGTGTCGCTCCTTTTTATTTCCCGTGGATTCTCGAGCTGTCACTCGCGGATGAAGATGGGGAGATCGTAGCCAAGACCAAAACGGACGAAGACATCCGCAAATGGCTTCCTGGCAAGAAAACCGTCAAGCAAAGCTTGGAAATCCCCGATGATCTTCCAGAAGGAACATATACACTCTGTGTAGCGATCCTCGATCCCGATACGGAAGAACCGGGTATTCAATTTGCCATGGAAGGAAAAAGAGCGGACGGAAGATACACACTCGGCAAGGTTCAAGTACGAGACTGA
- a CDS encoding response regulator: MRALLVDDEQLPLMHLQRLLEKDVGGVKVVGAYTNPLEAIDQAISLQPDVVFLDINMPRISGLEIGERLQGIDNSPEIVFVTGYDKYAVDAFELCALDYIMKPVQLQRLQKTMDRLRERIKSAQEAEPVKEESVVSIQCFNSILFHQSNQEPQEIKWRTNKARELFAYLLHHRNKMIDKDSIIELLWPDYDGSKGVTQLYTTIYLIRQTLKRYGLQTISINKGNLEGGYKLTIDSATIDVEEWENRLKQLLPLSLANMQEYEQMLATYTGDYFGDYDYLWAEYERERLRRMWLQLAKTMSSFYLGHGRVREAINVNQRIQHLHPLEEDSYMILMQLYASLDDHAAVEEQYQLLTSRWETELGSAANEHITKWYHIWKQETEQK; encoded by the coding sequence ATGAGAGCCTTATTGGTAGACGACGAGCAACTACCCTTGATGCATCTGCAACGATTGCTAGAAAAAGATGTTGGCGGCGTTAAGGTAGTCGGAGCCTACACCAATCCTCTCGAAGCGATCGACCAAGCAATATCCCTTCAACCAGATGTCGTATTTTTGGATATTAATATGCCACGCATCAGTGGACTGGAGATCGGAGAACGTCTGCAAGGAATCGATAACTCCCCGGAGATCGTATTTGTCACAGGGTACGATAAGTACGCCGTTGATGCTTTTGAGCTGTGCGCACTGGATTACATCATGAAGCCCGTACAGCTTCAACGCTTGCAAAAGACAATGGACCGTCTGCGTGAGAGAATCAAGTCCGCGCAGGAAGCCGAGCCTGTTAAAGAAGAATCAGTCGTTTCCATCCAATGCTTCAACAGTATTTTGTTTCACCAGTCAAATCAGGAGCCGCAGGAGATCAAGTGGCGCACGAATAAAGCCCGCGAGCTGTTTGCGTATTTGTTGCATCATCGCAACAAGATGATTGACAAGGATTCGATTATCGAGCTTTTGTGGCCGGACTATGATGGAAGCAAAGGCGTGACCCAGCTATATACGACGATTTACCTCATCCGGCAAACCTTGAAACGCTATGGTCTCCAAACGATATCGATCAACAAAGGCAATTTAGAAGGCGGCTATAAGCTGACGATTGATTCAGCTACGATCGATGTGGAGGAATGGGAGAATCGTCTCAAACAATTACTCCCCCTCTCTCTTGCCAATATGCAGGAGTATGAGCAAATGCTAGCGACGTATACAGGCGATTATTTCGGAGACTACGACTATTTGTGGGCAGAGTACGAGCGGGAAAGACTCCGCAGAATGTGGCTACAGCTCGCCAAAACAATGAGCAGCTTCTATTTGGGACACGGCAGAGTACGAGAGGCGATCAACGTCAACCAACGCATTCAGCATTTGCACCCGCTTGAAGAGGACAGCTACATGATCTTGATGCAGTTGTACGCTTCTTTGGACGATCATGCGGCAGTAGAAGAACAGTATCAACTCTTGACCTCTCGGTGGGAGACTGAACTCGGCTCTGCTGCAAACGAACATATTACCAAGTGGTATCACATATGGAAACAGGAGACTGAACAAAAGTAA
- a CDS encoding thioredoxin family protein, with product MRQTFFYAILVEMYGDERWVYRTMQEYLELTELLAEIERHPTSLLFIKTANCGVCDVTYARTVELLKQYPQVKSMVVSMEKIPNLSGEYLVFTAPAILLFMDGKEVFRQARFVSFDELERVLTSIAC from the coding sequence ATGAGGCAAACTTTTTTTTATGCTATTCTAGTAGAAATGTACGGCGACGAAAGGTGGGTATACCGAACCATGCAGGAGTATCTCGAACTGACTGAACTACTTGCAGAGATTGAACGTCATCCGACGAGTCTGTTGTTTATAAAAACGGCAAACTGTGGTGTTTGCGATGTCACCTACGCTAGAACGGTAGAACTTCTGAAACAATATCCACAAGTGAAAAGTATGGTGGTATCTATGGAGAAAATACCCAATCTTTCCGGAGAGTATCTCGTATTTACTGCTCCAGCTATCCTGCTGTTTATGGACGGAAAAGAAGTATTTCGGCAAGCCCGGTTTGTATCATTTGACGAGCTTGAGCGTGTTCTGACCTCCATCGCTTGCTAA
- a CDS encoding A24 family peptidase: MVLSWYVIIPILFVMAVAMYTDLRRRLIYDWLTLPGIVYFLVLHAYLHPEKWLTYAMGVIVLGGISLLMAVISNGQMGGGDIKLLALVGAAVGWQAGLVVLVLTYLLAGVSVLPMWAIAKMTGRMKLGREIPLAPFVAGGTSIMLVMIMYS; this comes from the coding sequence ATGGTGTTATCTTGGTATGTCATCATTCCCATTCTTTTCGTAATGGCAGTCGCTATGTATACCGACCTACGCCGCCGTCTCATTTACGACTGGCTGACGCTTCCGGGAATTGTATATTTTCTCGTTCTGCATGCATACCTTCATCCAGAGAAATGGCTGACTTATGCGATGGGAGTTATTGTGCTGGGGGGAATTTCATTACTTATGGCGGTGATCAGCAACGGTCAGATGGGCGGAGGAGATATTAAGCTGCTCGCTTTGGTCGGCGCGGCGGTTGGATGGCAAGCGGGGTTGGTCGTGCTCGTGCTTACGTATCTGCTTGCGGGAGTCAGTGTGCTTCCCATGTGGGCCATCGCCAAAATGACAGGCAGGATGAAGCTCGGACGAGAGATCCCGTTGGCTCCATTTGTCGCCGGTGGGACCAGTATCATGTTGGTCATGATCATGTATTC